The window AGTTGGACTGCATATTCTTTACgactactacttatcttttctgTAGGCTCAGGGcccgacagagcattcagctgcattgagATGTCTTCTTTGGAGTTTATATTGCTTACACCAGGCCTAGTTACTGAAGCAGGGACGGTCAATTGTTGCAAGGTTCTTCAGTTTCTTGCCCTGCAGCCTATTTAGACCAtgatctctgcttctccctccttatctaatgtggcctcggtctattcagaggagccgttgttggaggaaggagatgatccaaaagtactgaggttgttttatAAAGAGGAGCCCGGTACTGTTATTTTTGAGGCACTGGTGGTGCTtttcattgaggagccttctgcttccacatcaggagttccatcttcatgGAGCATGAGGGGCATAGAGATCAGGATCTGATTGCAGCAGAATGGGTCTTACTGAGGTAGAAatacagaccttttttttttaatgtggagcTTTTGTGCATCTCGGTGAATGTGAAGAATCTTCCTGACTAGAAAATTTCCAGCCCTAAGAGTGGCTGCCCAAATACAAGAAAGATGTTTCCTGAAAAAGTCAGCAGGTGGCAGtccaacatttaaaataaaaaagtttatAAGGAGTCTAACCCTACAGTCCAGCAAGGTAAAGAAAATGAGGTTTAGGTCCTAAGGTTCCAATTCATGGAATATTGTGCAGAACCAGCAGCGTTTTGTTAGCTGTCTGCTGGGGGCCATTTATTCTGGGTAGGTCTTTCAATATGCAGCCTCCAGAAATGAATGTAATACACATAATGACCTCTCCACAAGAAACGGTTTCAGATGTGTCGTGTTTTACCTAAAAAGAGACTGTGCacctaagtctttttttttttttttttttttttttccttaaaaacaTTTAGCTGGAGCTCATGTACCTTATTCATTATTAACCACTTTCCAGCTTTCACGTAACCCCAGGTAGTTTGCATAATTAAAACACACTGTGTACCACATTATTTATATTTAATacaatgtttttattgtattaaAAACAGAATAGTGGCACAGGTTTATGTATTGACACAGCTGGCTGCGGAGGTAAGTTGCTACTGATGAAAGCTgtaatcactttgcattttttacaATGGTGCAACCTCTTCTTTCTGCCGGGCTGATCACTACCATTTCTTTAGGCAACAGCAGAAGGAGTGGAGACACTACTACAGTATCCTTCACTACCTTCCATCTCTCAACATGCACCTGTCCTTTCCCCAATCTTTGGTTCTAAACCCAGCTCTGTCTGTTACTCCTGGGCACCAACTAAAATCCTAGCGCTGCCTTACCATTTAGATCTTAAGAGTTTACCCTGGATCTTGCTTAATGAACGTCAAAACCTTCTCCAGTCTGGGGTTTCCAGGAATTAGAACTCATCATGCACATGGGGGGAATCCTGGCCTGGATCTGTTGcctcactttttttttgggggggggggggggttaagggcaGAAGAGGGCACTGGAGTAAAAGAAACTGACACTTTTTGGCTTTTCTTTTTTAAGTCGGGCAAGTGAGAACCACAAACCCATCAGGCAGAGGAGGGGGTGATAGGGGAGGACCTGGTACCACCATGTGTGCTCCCTAGGACTGGGACACCTCAGACTCCAGAAGCTCAACTAGAGCCtggggaccaggccaggagccattcAATCCAGAACTGCAGGGTTATGACCACCTGCTAGatatagagaatactgaggttaaggtgactgcacatgaccacacaTAGAAACCTCTGTgaagttctatctccacctgctggtagagggacataacccacagtGGCAACTCggaagagggagaagggaaagagCAGTGGCTCAGACTGCAGCACAgccatcatccccgttcactGCGAATCGGCTGCGGCGACTGTCCaattggagggggaggagtactcccccCTACCTAGGGATCCAATGTGGAGGAAGTGGGTGAGGGCAGCGGTCGGGGTCCAGTCAGTGGCGACGTGGAAGACGGAGAAGGGAAAGAGCAGCGGGTCcgactccagcgcagccgtcatccccgttcactcaaaacaaagcaagcaaacctatgacatgctgcaggatgtttaatacacaggagtggaagtgaacaaagcaactctacagtaagcaaggaagctcattggttaatctctgtttccactcccctacgcaacCGTCatttgtatacacacacacaaaaaaaaaaaaagcaaacataggAGCTGCTgtttcacattgtcgtttttaagttgttccatctgaaacaagtctaaagctgtttcaactcgATACACAGTGCCTTAAAATGtagaggacaaaaggaggggggagacagactgatcctgcaactgggagacgggggggggggggggggtgaccctgcaactgggagagatgggggggaccctggcacatactcttcattctcacacatacactcacacccagcctcactctctctctctcacacacacacactcagaggaaaaccttgctagcgcccgtttcctttaaaacagaaacgggccttttttttttttttttactagtcctatataataaaacgcacctccaaagttctgaagccgtagttccggaatgttgcaggaatgcttcaagggttaaaggcttcactttctcggcttcagaacgttggaggtgtgttttattatataggatttgctcTGTGGGAAAAGGCAGCAGGAGAATTATGGCTGATCCATCCCAAGTACTACTCTGTGGTTGATAATTTGCTAGCCTGGACAAACTCCGATAAGCCCTTTTGGTTTCAGTTGTTTATGGCACAATTAATTTGAGAACTTAATGTGCTGTGATGGTTCCCGATAATCTCATGTGCACTGAGAGGTGATAAACTCCAAGCACATTCTACCTAATCTGCACATCACTGTTGATGTGAGAGTAATACACAGTTTGATTATGAAATGTTAAAAGCCATAAGCAATTGTGATTGGTGGGAATGTACATGTCCCATGGATTCAATACAGTTTATTCTaattccaggaggaggaggagggagatttGTTACTAATTGAACCCAGattcacaaaaaaataaaaattaaaacaaaaattcctCTTAGCAAAAAACTAGAGCAAAGCTTATGAAGCCCCTGCACTGGTTTCCACAAAAGAACGATTTAATTCTGGCTTGGCTGGACTTCTCAGTTACCTGGTAACTTATAGTTGCCCACATGTATAAACCTCAGGGTCTGGCCAACTCAGGCACCCCATTATAAAAGAGCAATGCCTTCAGTTCCAAAACCCTTCATCCTCAAGGAGAAATACATGCCCTCTCCACTGTCTCTGGGAAAAGTGCATCTTTCTAAGTCTTGTCCCCTATTGGTTAGGTGTGGTTTGCTCTAATGATATACCCCACCTAGTCACCCTTgtgcttgtttttatttatttagattttgctcacaccttttttcagtagctcactgtgagctacattcaggtacactggatatttctttatcccaggagggctcacaatctaagtttgtacctgaggcaattgagggttaagtgacttgcccaagatcacaaggagcagcagcgggatttgaactggccacctgcaagacctgtgctctaaccactaggccactcctctatatTTGCATTCTTCTACACAGCTACAGTACTTCACAGACCAAACCATTTTTATGACCCATTTCAGACTATCACTCACAAAGGTCCCAGCCTTGCATGATAATCCAAGAATCCCAGATCTCCATGACTGCTGAGGGGAAGCTAAATTTGGCCTTCAGTTTGGCTGGTCAGCTCAGAATAGCTGTGGGTGGCATGAAGTGACTTCAAGCAGCAACATGATGGGTGCTCCCTTGTAATATCAGAAAATATAGATCCACTGGAAAAACTACCCACAGCCCTGTGACAGTGCTGCCCCATGGCACCCACAGCGCTTGAGGGGAAGTTGCAAAGGCCTTACCATATTTTATATGCAGAAATGTGCTCATATTTATTAGGTGTATCCCTTTAGTCATACTTTTGTATTTGCGACAGTACACTCATATTTCAACAGAAAAAACACCTGCCCAAATAAATGAGCTGGGCATGAGCTTTTCTACCAAGTCAGTTGTCTGTAGGAAATTTTCCCATTAAATTGAGCAAGTGCCTGAAAAGTACATAGTTGTTCAATCACAACCTAATTAGAAGTCTACAATCAAAATTTTTAATTGCTAccgacagtgccactgaatatcctggcaacacaaacggggggagggggggttattttaccaacctccccctcccaaatTCCTTCCCCTAAAAGTACAAGGTTAGATTTAACCCCTCGGTGGTACAATAGAAAGGGGATGGGGTAAGAGGAGAGAGACGAGTTCGGACAGGAATATGAGACTGGGGAAGAGGAAGAAATAGAAATGCTAGTTTTCTCCGGGGGGGAGTTCTATAAGAACGCAAGCCCTCTCTGCtgtttccttaattttttttttttttttcaaaaatggctttggtttgggggggggggggttatgattaTAGATGTGTTGTAGTAAAGGCTTACATTCTGCAAATACCAAGATAACCAGAAAGAAATCTGGAAACTACTACAACCTATATATAAAAATGTGCTTGGAAAAATAAATAGGTTTTAAGCGCTGTCTGCATCTGTAGCAGTAACGAATTCCAAATAGAGCCAACCTGATAACAGATGAATTGTAGGGTTTATGGGGCAGTGTTGTTGGAAAGAATTAAACTGatctgtatattaaataaataatatttctgTACAATACATatagagggtgggggaagggatcaAATCTCTGAAAAGTAAATTAATGAAGGTAttttccatttatcatttttaagTTTTGACATTGTTTACTGTACAGCAACTGTGTTGGACAAGTTTTCTTGTAATCaataaaaacctcagaaataAACCCCTGGGGGGCAGGAACATGCCTAGCGTATCTGAAAGTAGTTTACCTTAAAATACcaagaaaggtgtgagctaaatccagatcTGCATTTTAAATATCAATATATAAAAAAGTGTTCTTTAATTTTTGTAGTCTCTTTAGTTATGTTTTACGGTTATAAACCTAGCAGTAAAAGAAGATCAAGTCCGAATTAAGAAATTCAGCCGGCGGCAACTCGGTGTTATGCCCAGAAATTTAGCGTTTGCGCAGCTAAAAAGCATAGCCAATTAAACGTAATATTCAGCACCACATAAAGACAGATCTGACTTGTACGTGTTCATCCTTGCCAGTAAAGTGCTAAATATTGATATTTAACCTGCCCCCAGGGATAGGCactaagtgtcactgaaaatgaccagttagccccaaacaggtaaCTTAAAGAGCCAGGAAATGTTTCTTGCCGAAAATACCCAATAAGTTTGTGCTGCTTAGTCTTTTGCAGTAATTGAAcaacaataccccccccccccccccccccccccccccccccccccccccccccccccccccccaacacacagacACATAGGTTAAATCAAGCAATTAAAAGCTCACATTCTGCTGAATGCTGAGAGTTTTTATTGCTGTCATGCTGGTCAAGTCAATAATACCTTACTTTTCAGCTGTAGACTTCagcaagccaaaaggcaaaaatTACATCCATATAAAacatttaccaaaaaaaaaaaaaaaaactgtaaagcATTTTAAGAGGGAGATCACAAACAAGGAAAACTTTGCAAACAGTGTTCCGAAAACTTTCCAAGCAAGGGCCTTTACACAGCAGGACACAAGTAATCGGAGAACAACTGTTGTCAGTCTCTCAGTGCCGCCTTCATCAATCAGATTCAGCATCTTACTCATCATATTCTACTCATAGGAACAgaaagagttgccctactgggtcagacccaagGTATCCTCTAACAGTGGCCGGTCCAGCTCACAAGCACCTTAACACATTCCACATACAGGCCCACTGACTCCTTGGCCCTGGAAGGATTTTATTTGCCCAATGGAATGGCAGATTTTATGGCCATATTTCAATACCAGCTTAAATCTGGCTGGGAGAGCACTGTGCTGGATGTTCAGGGAAGCAAGGCAACAAAGGGACCCAGGTGACCAGAAGACATGATATGTGACACTTTCAACtgtgcttttcttttttcaaaacacCTTTCCTTACATGTAAATGCAGTGGTGCGACACCTATAATCTTCCCCCCTCTCATACACCACACGTCTCACCTTAACCCGTGGCCTGTGGTTTTCACTCAGTGTAGAGGGAAAAAGGCAGGATTTGAAAGGGGGGTAGGGAGAGACACCAGCAGCAACAGAAGGAAACTGGCTACACCTAATTCTGTCAAATGGCTATGGCCGATTATGGTCCCTTTGTTGTGGGTGGGGAGAGATTTAAGTTCCATGCTTCAGACTCAGGTGAaggcagatccccccccccccccccccccccccccccccccccccccccccccccccccccccccccccccccccccccccccccccagtgactatTTTCCATGCTGAATCACCCCAGAAGCCAAGGGCTGTAACAGTGAGCTATCAACACTAAGGATATTGCCAGGAACCATAGTGGGAGTCTACTGTGCATGCCCCGacgctcccctccacccccagtgcTTACAACACCACCAGTTCTGTGGAGGGTTTCTTGCTTTGGCACACGCACATTGAACACCCACCCCCTTGCTGTTCCCCTGCTCACATGGCCTAGAAAGGTGCCACAGCCCAAATGCTCCAAGCCACACGTGGCCAGCCATGCCAAAGGCTCCCACGCCCTGCCAAACTGCTCAGCGGGATCCGGCCAGGAGCCAGGTGCCTGTCAGCACCTGTTCACTGGGGAAAGTCACACAAGGCAACTTCTTTTCAGTGAAGCCACACCCCAGTCTGAGTAACAAACAGTTCAGCTTTCCAGGGACAAAGCCTACAGCTTTGGCAATACCTTGGTGGCTACtgctggggaaggagggggggattgCATATCTCTGTTTCTAATTAACTTGTTCCCAAAGCGGTGAAAGAATGTCACAACTATTTTAAAACACTTCAGAAGTACAACACTACAGGATACATTTCTGAGATGTTACAGAAAATCGTTTTAGGATTTTGAGGCTGGATCACAAATATCAAAGTTCTTcacatacattttatactgctgtcCTCCTGCTCATTTGAACATCTAATTCAAATCATGATGGCGAGACCTCATTTAgggtactgtgtacaattctggagaggcaccttcaaaaagatataaacaggatggagtcggtccagagagcggctcctgaaatggtcagtgatctttgtcataaagcgtaaTGAGACAaactttaaatgtctctatcacatttcccctctcctgcctttcttccatttTGAGATCTTTAATAGCTATGCAGCATAaacgcacaggaggtgagtctctttcaattgaaaggaagcactggaacAAGGGGACATAGCATGAAGAgggacagactcagaaagaagtaacctgaggaaatacttcttcacagaaagggtggtgaattcgtggaacgacCACCCTGTGGAGGTGGCGAAGATGAAGACAtccaaattcaagaaagcttgcggacaagtacataggatctctaagggagataTAGGGATATTCGATTGTATGGATGGCAGATTGgttaggtcatatggtctttatatgcCTTCTATTTCTCTGTTACTCAGTCTCTCCCGCTCCACCTTTTCCACTCTAACTTCCACCCTCCTTAACATCAGTCAACCTCTTAGAGGCAGGGAAGGCCATTAACTAGAGGAACTCCAATGAGGAGCAGCTCGCTCCTGTCCCCGGCCATGTGACGGTCTATGCTCTTtggctcttcccccccccacccactttgGAAGTTGTACCTACTGCCTCCCCAGTATCCCCAAATAGATGCGAGACATGGGAGTTGAACCCTGGTCCTTTGCAGGCGCGAGCAGAACACTACGACCAATCTGGCAGGtcgtcccaccccaccccctttcacattaTAATCAAAAAGGTCACAGCTCAGATTCAAGGTGGGCTAATGTTGCAGGCCACTGCAACATTAagctcctttcttttttttttttacagcttcacAGAGTTCAGCCCACGAAGCTGCAAAGCAGAACTTAATTTGAGGACAAAAAAAGGAAccgtggcaccgggggggggggggggggggggcaaggacaagAGGGGTTGGGCTGTTCTCTGCTTTTCTCCAGGCTTCCCTCTTCCCCTGCCATTCCCTAGTCTGAAAAGGAGATGAACTGTTTGCAAGACCATTCACTCAGAAACAAAGCTTGGTTCAGTGTAAAAGCAGAGCTCCTTAATGGTATTAAGTCAGCAAACCTCCAATTCCTTTCACAGAAACCTGGTACAGAAAAAGTTCCTCTGAATCAAacagacggggggggggaggaaggaaaggaaaatatAATTCACATTCACAGGGATCAACAATGGAGGTTTCACCCCTAAACCCCCATCCTCCAAGAAATTCCATCtaaaggggagagggaaagaaaaatccctcccccaacccctccacCCCACAGTTTCAATTCTGAAATCAAACTCCAATAGCCATGCTTTTCCTTCTCAGCTTTAAGTGTTCAAGCAGCTCCATGTCCAGGGTCCCTGCTCACAATGCAGCTGTCTcactgggttgtttttttttttcacctctcTTAAAACATGAAATGCTTGTTTtgttaggaaaaagaaaaaaaatcagttattCAGAAAAAGACCTCCCTTTGATAGGAGACACCTAATTCAGGGCTGCATCCACCAGCAAGCCCTGTCTtggacctccagtctctggcagGGGAAGCAGAGAGGTGATGTGGCTCTCGCCTTTGCCGAGTATTCTGCTGCTGCTTCCAGGGGGTGCTCCAGGTCCTGGCACGCTCTGGCTTCTTAGATGAACCCTTCTTTCAGAAGGATGGGCTCCCTGGGGGCAGGCAGCTGTCAAACTCTTCTCAGGGGGCACAGATGCTGAGCACATGCGTGCTGGACAGGTCAATAAATTGTTGTGCAGAAACAAGATGACACCACAGCTGGCTGTACTGGAACTTAGCAGTGTGGCACTATCTGGCGTAGCTGGCAGCCTCAAGGGCGGGTTGCAAATGGGCGAGGTATGCATCCAGGTCAAATTCAGAGCAGACCAGCCGAGAACCTGAGCACCATCTTGGGCAGTGGTAGCGGTATCCGTTTCTGGCACCCCACTGGGGCTCTCCTGCTGTGGGCTCTGACTAGTGACATCAGGGTGTTTTGCCAGCTGTCCTGGTAAATTCTTTATCTCGGTGCAGTTGGTGCACGAGtgctagaaaacaaaacaaaggtgGCATGAACCCCGAGTTGTAAAATCAAGCAGCACCCTCTGGGAGGGAGCATATAAAAGTTTGTCATTTtctagctccccctccccccttttcacACATATGAAAATGCACAGTGAAACTCATGTGGGGCAGGTAAATCCCCCAACCAGAAAACAACATACGTCATTTTCAATGACTACTACTCACTCCACTGCCAATTCTCGATCACTGTTAGTACAAACTAacccccgtgcccccccccccccctacaaataTGAAAGAAAGACAGCAGCTGCTGCCCTGGCCAAATCATCAAGCATGAAGGAAGCATAAATAACCCTTCCCAACCTATTCACTGCTTTAGCCAATTCAAAAAAAAGTCACCATCCTTCCAATAGCAGAAGAGCCGAGAGAGCAAAGGATCCCCCTCGGCAACCGCGAGTGCGTgaagcagggcagggagagaggcaaTTCCCAAAATTTCACCCCTAAACTACTActttcgacagagcttacaatctaattaggacagacaaacaggacaaacaagagataagggaatattaaggtgaggatgataaaataagggttctgaacaactgaataagggttaggagttaaaagcagcatcaaaaaggtgggcttttagcttagatttgaagacggccagagatggagcttgacgtaccggctcaggaagtctattccaggcatatggtgcagcaagataaaaggaacggagtctggagttagcgatggaggagaagggtgcagataagagagatttacccagtgaacggagttcccggggaggaatgtaggtagtgatgagagtggagagatgaggagctgcagagtgaatgcacttataggtcaataggaggagtttgaactgtatgcggaaacggataggaagccagtgaagtgacttgaggagagggctaatatgagcataacgaccctggcagaatattagtcgtgcagcagaattttgaacagattgaagaggagagagatggctagtgggagacctgtgagaagcaagttgcaatagtctaagtgagaggtgataagagcgtggatgagggttctggtagtgtgctcagaaggaaagggcgaattttggtgatattatagagaaagaaacgacaggttttagcagtctgctgaatatgtgcaaagaaggagagggaggagtcgaagatgaccccaagattacgagctgatgagacaggaaggatgagagtgttatccacagaaatagagaatgggagaggaggagaggttggtttagggggaaagataagaagctgggGCAAACCACACCGAACATTCACCAGATATTCATGCATGCCTCTGGCCTATGACTAGCTCATTTGTCTGAACCAGTTATGCTGGCAACTCGGACCTTTTTGGGGAGTATGGAGGAACAGACCACAGGAAGTAGGTCTTGTCAGTACAGACACCGCACACACATGACTTCGTAATAGCCCTTAAGGTGAGGCGTGGAGGCACTGGTACTGTACCTTGGTGGATCTGTCCTGAACATCTCCTACACCACGCTCTGGAGGGGATGAGCTGCACACAGGCACACGAGGGAACCAGACTTTCAGCATCATTTCCACCTGCAGCAGGGTTCCCAGGTATCGCTCCCTATCAAGACAAAAAGGGCAGTAAGCGACAGATCCGGTGCTTCAAACACTCAGATATTAACGGGGTCACTCTGTAACTGGACTTTCAAAtaaggaggggtggcggcggcggcagcaagCAAGCAAGCCTATTTTATAGGTGCACAAGTTGGTATCGGTATGCCTACATGCAATCTACGGCTGGCATAAACAGGCATAATTAAATGCAACATTTAAGCACTGCAGTTCCAATATTCTGTAAATATTCTCTGCCCAAGCCCCTCTGAACATTAACACGCGAAGCCCTTTTACACTCGGGGATGCTTCAGCACATGTTTAAGCCTGCGGATGGCAGTATCCTATGAATTTAAGCATGCAAACGGTGCCCCGTTTGAGATTGAGGGGACAGGGGAGGTGACAGGAGTATCCTTACCCCATCTCTGGCTTCTGCAGGACTCCCACAATCCTCTGGATCCTGTCCATGGCTACGCTCTGCTGGAAACTGCTTAGCCCTGAAACAGCAGAAACAAGGGTCTAGAAACAGCATCATAAAAGCAAGCAGAAAACCCAAGACCCAAAAGGCACCTTTTAAACCTTCCCCTCCTAACACTAAACTTACACAAGGGCTTATGCAAAATCGTGCATGTCGGAGGGTGAGGAGAACCACACAAGTACATTTGGATTTGCAAAACCTACATGCATTCTTTTGCTGCCCAACATCTGTAGGGTTCATAGATATACCCTGCCCACAAAAGTATCTTTCTGCAAACCTGCAGAAAGCACACATCCTTAATGTCTCTATGCAGCTTGCAACTATATGGGTTACCCAAAAAGTGGCTACTTAAGGGACAGCTGGCTGAGCCACTCCTACAGTGACTGTCGCTGCATGTGTAGATGGAAACAAGACTATCCATAGTCACGTGGTCACAACAGGGAGACAGCGGCTCAAGACGGCACAATGCTCTGCATCAAACTGATGTCCTGGGTCGGAAAACGTAATCTTTCTCAACCAGGACGAATTATTAGAaagtttcaaaacagaaaaattaaaaagatggaaaaaagagGGAGGAATTCAAACCCAAGCCCCCCAAAAAACTCTGCCTGTCCCCCCCAGCCCTAGAAGGGACAGGTTCTGCACCCCTATGCCCACCCGTTCATGCGTGCCCAGATTCTGAAACGCTGCTTAGGGAACCAGGCAAAGAGGAGAAGTTGCCCGTGAACTGTGATCCTGAGTTACAGAAGTATCGTAGCGAACCTCAGGAATGACTTGCAGGAACGGGCATCCAGTGATGGAACAATCACACCCACATGTTACATAACCTGTTTACATAAGCTCTGCAAGGGATCTGCCAGCACAGCTCAGCCGCTGCCTCATTTACACGCACATGTaaacacagggaaaaaaaaatcccagcacTTTCCACTTGAGGAGCTCACAGCTGGCAGTTGTAAGTAAGGCTGAACACTTTGAAAATCTGAAGTCAAAGAAAGCAGCAAGGGCCGTCAAGCATAGGATAATCAAGAATCCTTTATCGATGAACCCAACAAGCTGTGATATGGCATAAAATTCCTACTTCAGGGGTATAATCAACCCCTGGCAGTTTCCACACTTTAAAATAAAATAGTGTGGTAGCTAGGTTAGTCCcatttttttgactagctttcgaaggCACAGCCACCCTTCTCACGTCAGTTATAAT is drawn from Microcaecilia unicolor chromosome 14, aMicUni1.1, whole genome shotgun sequence and contains these coding sequences:
- the CIART gene encoding circadian-associated transcriptional repressor → MDEADCSDYLSSCDSLYSVDSVSSGDDDGCEDLDAFLSDSMEDEADLRGGRCELRLLSPDSGLDGARSPGLLYGDHECRTLRPAGQTVGRHQPKGYNARYPELLENGVLPSVHTRLAAEEATLPDRNQSQKKPEGGLKRLAQSTEGEWVKRQRTEAVVEEEARWRRNTGSGGEEGHPRSEGDRIFAQKCKELQGFIKPLLGLLNGLKRGRYEKGLSSFQQSVAMDRIQRIVGVLQKPEMGERYLGTLLQVEMMLKVWFPRVPVCSSSPPERGVGDVQDRSTKHSCTNCTEIKNLPGQLAKHPDVTSQSPQQESPSGVPETDTATTAQDGAQVLGWSALNLTWMHTSPICNPPLRLPATPDSATLLSSSTASCGVILFLHNNLLTCPARMCSASVPPEKSLTAACPQGAHPSERRVHLRSQSVPGPGAPPGSSSRILGKGESHITSLLPLPETGGPRQGLLVDAALN